In Callospermophilus lateralis isolate mCalLat2 chromosome 18, mCalLat2.hap1, whole genome shotgun sequence, one DNA window encodes the following:
- the Hamp gene encoding hepcidin: protein MALNTQIRAACLLLLLLASLATASSLQQQTGQLTRQPAERHPQYTAVTEAHLMPVSQRLRRRDTHFPICMFCCNCCTNSGCGICCRT, encoded by the exons ATGGCACTGAACACCCAGATCCGAGCTGCctgcctcctgctcctcctcctcgccAGCCTGGCCACTGCCTCCAGCCTCCAGCAACAG ACAGGGCAACTCACGAGGCAGCCCGCAGAGCGCCACCCCCAGTACACAGCTGTGACCGAAGCCCACTTGATG CCGGTGAGCCAGAGGCTAAGGAGGCGAGACACCCACTTTCCCATCTGCATGTTCTGCTGCAATTGCTGTACAAATTCCGGGTGTGGAATTTGCTGCAGGACCTAG